The following nucleotide sequence is from Synchiropus splendidus isolate RoL2022-P1 chromosome 1, RoL_Sspl_1.0, whole genome shotgun sequence.
CACCAACGGAGAACAAAAGAACGCGAAGCTCCTTCAGCGTTCTGAGAGAAGAAAATGGCAGAGAGGGCGGGGCCTGTGTTTTCTACGGCGGCCCAGAGGGGGAAAATCCGCCCAAGTATCGctttaaaaaaatctcacaCCTGGTCCGTCATCGAGCGCAGCCATTATTGTTTTCACATGTCCGgcgctgcgtcacgtgaccagtgCGGGCTTCACGTCCTCCACAGAAGCTTGTAATGCGTgttagaagaaagaaaaaaataactgttAAATTACACGCGTCAAGAAAAGCTCACTTGAAAAGCCAAAGGACTTTGCCCAAATTTAGGAACCAGAGAGGAGAATGGATCTCATTTGAAATATAGCAGAATCATGATTTAAAGGGGATTAAATAGTGAAAAAATAGCtgacatcacaaatgcagcaaacataaaatatgATCTTCTAAGTCACTCATTATTGCAGTCGCCAGCTGTTTCTAATTTATTCAATGtggattttttgtgtgtgatattACCAGAaacatcagaaatgaaagtgcAACAGGAATCACCTATCACGTGACATTAAACCTCCCTGAGAGGCAAGTACTTCGATGTTACGTTAGCATGTTGCGAGAAGCTACTATGAATTGAGTCATAGCTGAGAAACCAGCAGGCACTAAAGCAGTTAAATTCTTGAGTCTGATGTGTAGCTTATCAGTGTTGTGAGCGTTCTTCACTGCTCCCCACCTGGGAAGGAATCCTGTCGAGAATTTAGATGCTGCGGAGGTCATGAGTCACTTTGAATTGTGATGACCATTAGTCTGAGGATGGCGGAAGTGTGGATAATAAAGATGTAGTGTCTACTAGGTCAGAGATAACAGTTAAAGATGGACCTAAACGTACCAGTGACCTGATGCCACTCCATCTGTGGGGAAGAACCTGATATAAGCTACTCCCGCAGGTGGAGGAAGTGATTGTGAAACAGACCAAccatttcagttttcagtggAATTTGTCAGAGACAGCAAAGAGCAGTACCATTCAATGTCAgttagagcaggggttcttcacctttttgatctcggggcccacttTTTCAGAACAAACCGTCTGGGGCCCAtccaaggaatagaactgattcattactgtcaGTGCTGATTTCTGATTTgagaattactgatttcatttgtgttcaataaccatacatgtaaacaaaccgaaaccctgtgaaatgacatgaaactatgtatgtatgtatgtatttgtcatggaaacgtcccaccagcagcagaaccaggtgcaagtcatgttcatcatcatcatcaaatttactgaagaaaaaagaataaaaaaatacctTTGAAGCAAACTGTTGAGAGGATTGGAAAAATTGTACATCATgattaaaattctgaataaaataaattaagtctaaatatcataaaatattttcattttcataagcTCTTAGAGCGTCAGTCTGAGAGAGGGTGGGGGGATTGAGGACTGTTGTCATCATGCCGTCGTCCTCTGGATGGATTTCCATGTCCACGACCCTTTGGTTTATCACACGCAACACAGGTTGAAGTTCGCGTCATCATCCTGGAATGTCCATTTTCAGAATCGTTTCAAACATAGCCTGATCACCAGTATATGTTTGTGGCTTTCCTTGCCCTGAGTGCGCCACATACTCTTCCTTCAGGTGATAGAAGTACTGAGTGACAGTTCCATCTGGCTTTTGGGAGCAAGCTTTAATTTTGCCATGATCATATCTGACTTGGAAGACGCGCCGTATGGCGTTGCAGATGGTTGTGACCCACTGTTCCCAGGGATTGACTCTGTTCCAGTCGACATTGCTCTGAGATTTTCAGAACCTCTAATGGTGACCTCGTTGGCGATGAGAATGAAGCCTTCTGTTTTCAAGTGGGTGTTTAGAAGGCTGTGCAATTCGGGCCTTGTTGGACGCCAGGCCCTGCAAAATGCCATCACAGTGTCTGCGAGTGCATTACCTGCATGTTCTGGAGAACGCCACCCCTTGACTGCTTCATGCACTTCCGCCTCCATTTGGCGGAGCATCAGGACAGGTCTGCCATCGACACCAGGATACTCAATCATGGGCATCTGAGTGTTTGAAACGTCAATGGTCTTACTTGTATGAGGTGCTGGGAGGTGTGCTGCCTCCTGAAGAGCCTTCGGGTGAGAAGTTCCATCGTGGGCTCAGCTTAGGAATCGGTGACGTGTTGATGTTGAGGCGGCAGTGAGGACAGGTGGTTTGGCGTCATCTTGCGGTGATTCTTGGTGTTGCTCTGTCCTTGATCTTGTCACCACTCGTGCAGAGATGTCTTGTTGGGGTGGGATTGGAGGAGGTCCTTGAATTGGGGGTTGGATAGCAATCGGTGGAGCGATTGGCAATGGACCTGGAACCTGGTGTCTTTTGCATGGCAGAGGCACCCAGTCATCATCTCTCTGATGTGTGATTTGACTTAGACTCGAATAAAGACCAGAGAAACATGAATCAGTTTGCAGTCCCTCACACTTTCCCTGCTTTTCCTCACATTCCTCATGCTTTTTTCACTACACTGGGCCTCTTCCATTTCCACTtccaacattttaaaacatttctggtgtttttcaaactcacactctccatttcaatgttattttgtttttctcatgttctcaacTTTTTCATTCAGTCTGTTTCTCAACATTCGCAATTCATTCACACTCAATGTACTGTTCCCAAGAAGAAACCCAAGATGATtccccactcacacacacacactccaaacatTCATCCCCGCATTTGTCTTTTCATACATGGAGCTGTTCACTTTGGCTCCTCCATTAGACTTGTATACTGTTTTTACCCATTCTTTTTCATTCAACAGCAGCGGTGTTTGGATTTTACCCCAacgtttttatttaaaaatacataagctgcaccatTCTGAATGCATAGTGGGGCATCACACAGAGGACAAGGATTTCCATCCTTAACGGAGGCCTAGTTGTTAGCACTCTCTCTTTGTAGCAAGAAGATTGAGGGTTCAATTCCTGGGTTGGCTCAATGgcctgcatggagtttgcatgttatTCCCGTGTGTTttgtccagtttcctcccacagggtGACTGTGGCCACACCCACGAGCAGATGGAAGAAGTGTGTGGCCAACTCATGGGACTCATCAAAATATGGTAATTTCATGAGAGATTCATCAATTCACAATTTTCAaaaggcctttattttgaaatgacacttgGGACTTAAATATTTGCTGAGAAATCATTCCACAATcaagtttctcaaaaaaagaaattcaaaccATGTCAATTCTCCTGGGAAACAGTGAACGTTTGCCTCAAACGGGTTTAGAAACCagaacataaacaaacagcaagcaATGATGCCAACATATCAAAACAGTGCAGAGAAGCAATGAAAACCATCGGAGTGGGGGCGTCAGTAGTCGGCGGTAAAAGACCAAGTCTGTCccactttttaccaaacacattAGATGTTTTGTACTGCTTGACGCTTCTCTCAATAGTCGGCGCTTCCACAACAACGTGGTTGGAATAAAACCAAATCCTTGTGTTACCTGAGCCTgaccttcttcctcaaaaaccgttgacaaatccctcattattggTGGTTGTTGTTGTCGCTAATTCCACCCTTTCAGTGCACAGCACGCCGGTGTTTGGTACCTCCGGTGATGTCACAAGATGGCGACGGCATTTGACTCACTGATGAGGACCTTGTCAGAATAACACTGTATTTTATGATATTACATGGTGGAAGTTTCATGTGTTTCTCTAAGTTGAGGCTACCTGAAAAgccttttccacactgggagcagatgaaaggttttcactagtgtgaactctcatgtgatacTTTAGTCTGTTGATCTCTGaataacatttaccacactgggagcagatgaaaggtttttcaccagtgtgaactggGATGTGTTTCTTTAGTTTGGTGCTCTCTGAAaagcatttaccacactgggagcagatatatggtttttcaccagtgtgagttcTCATGTGTCTCTTTAGACTACTGTTGAGTATAAAAtcttttccacactgggagcagatgaaaggtttttcaccagtgtgaactctcatgtgatacTGTAGTCCGTTGCTCTGTGCATAACATctaccacactgggagcagataaaaggtttttcaccagtgtgagctcTCATGTGATACTTAAGTCTGTGGctctctgaaaaacatttaccacattgggagcagaagaaaggtttttcaccagtgtgtacTCTCATGTGTCTCACTAGTCTGCTGCTCTCTGAATAACATacaccacactgggagcagaagaaaggtttttcaccagtgtgagttcTCATGTGTTTCTTTAGGCTGCAGTTAAGTGTAAAACCTTTTCCACATTTGGAGcagttgaaaggtttttcaccagtgtgaactctcatgtgattcTTTAGTTGGTTGCGGTGTGAacaacatttaccacactgagagcagatgaaaggtttttcaccagcgTGAATTTTCATGTGGCTCAACAGTTTCCTTCTCGTTTCAAAATGGTTCCCACAAAGCAAACAAGTCGGAGGTCCACTGCAATCTGTCCATTTAGCTTTCAAGGTGCATTTCTTCCCGCATGTCGAGTAGATCAGTAATTTGTGATCAGCATCATCTGGCTCCTCATTGACATCAACATTTGGATTCTCAACAGAGATGGAATCTGACCGAGTGTTACTGgtctctctccagtcctcactgtcatcagtgtcagactcGGAACACATCTGGTGGGCAGGGTGGAGAGGTGCATCCGAGTCGCCAGCTGGTTCTGTTTTAAGTGGACAAAGCACATGATTAGGGCGATCATTTAGAATCAATAGTcataatgaaataatattttccTCTATAATCTCATCATACCGAGGAGTTATAATCCTCATATCTGCAAGCACATGATAATTTAcaatctctctggctaaaaCAATTACTCCAATAATTCAAGTACTCGACAGCTTTGAGTAATCGTGaattaaattttaaattaaGGAAATCCGCACACTCTGCTTTTTATATCAGAGAACTCATCGACATGAGAGGACATGAAGGCAGAAATTCATTGTTTGTATATGAACGATCAAACAGTCAGTGTCTGACTTCAGTCAAGGACCAGTTAATTCTTAATTCTTCTTTCCTGAGGATGGACTCTCTTGGTCTCATACCTCTCACCAATGTACAAGAAACCCATaccacagtttgcagtgaactGGCAGAGCAGCTGATGGTGATAAaatttcagctgaaaacatgaagctcCCGACTCTTGACTCAGCTCTTGGATTGGTCATCATCTCGCCAATTCCGGATCCCTCAAAAACATGGAGCGTGATACTGGATCAGACTGCTCCCATCCCCAATTGTAAATACTGTCTGATTACCACTGACGTGGCACGGCTTTCTGACAATCATTGGAACTTCGGAGTAAAAACATGATTATTTACTTTTAGGTTTAGTATcgtttgtttgtatttgtttggtttttttttgctaaaacTATTTGAAAAAGGATACCAGTTAGTATTAATAagtgaaatgtgatttttttgttgtatagCTGTGATATAATCACGTGCACAAGTCTCAGTCTTCACTGTGTTTGAGAACTACAATAAAGATTGTTCTATTTCCTGATACTTTCTGGTCATATTCATTTGCTGGTGAACCGTGGGAAGAAAtacttcagaaaaataaaaatatttcttagGTGCAAGTCAAAAGGGGCGTTGTTGGTCATAGCTgatggtgcgtgtgtgtgtgaggtccgGGTGAGGACGAGAACTggttgaatgactgaatgacaaacctccaaaagtcctaacaaggacagaaatacgagaatgtgtgcgcgcgtgtgtgtacctgctctcTCGGTCTCCATCTGCCGCAGGATTGTTTTCCGGCCCGTCTGTCGCTTATAGCCACTGAATATGACGTGAAACCTCGGTAGCAGATGATCGTCGGCAGCTGCTATGAGCCGCTGCTTGAAGGAATCTTTCAACTTCAGCAGTCACGACGTTTTTATCCACCAACGTAGAACAAAGGAACGCGAAGCTGCTTCAGTGTTCTGAGAGAGGAAAATGGCGGAGAGGGCGGGGCCTGTGTTTTCTTCGGTGGACACCTTCCATCAATCAAGCGGATTCTCAACAGAATCTGACTGAGTGGTTCTCTCTCGTCCTCACTGCCATCAGTGTCAGATTCGGAacacagtgacatctagtggtcagGATGGACTTCAGATGGATGTTTTAAGCAGAGGAAAGTACATGATTAGAGTGATCATTGAGAatcaatatcataaaatattttccttgATAATCTCATCATATTGAGGAGTTAAAATAGACAAAACAATTCTCCTAGTTGCCCgttgacaatatatatatttagacgATGGATGGCAACTAGTCAGAAGTTCGGAGCATCATTTACATGTGTCTCTTTCATCGTTGCTGCAGCGTCTGAGTACATCAGTAACATGTAACAACTCAACAGTATACACACATATACTGAAACTGAACTCACAGAGTCAGCCAGAATGGAACATAAAAGTATATGATTCCCGCCATACACCTTAACATGAAATGTGCCGTTAAAACATTGCTTGCTGCACAGAAAACCAatgcaaaaacaacaatattgCACTATTCAACA
It contains:
- the LOC128752284 gene encoding gastrula zinc finger protein XlCGF17.1-like, with product METERAEPAGDSDAPLHPAHQMCSESDTDDSEDWRETSNTRSDSISVENPNVDVNEEPDDADHKLLIYSTCGKKCTLKAKWTDCSGPPTCLLCGNHFETRRKLLSHMKIHAGEKPFICSQCGKCCSHRNQLKNHMRVHTGEKPFNCSKCGKGFTLNCSLKKHMRTHTGEKPFFCSQCGVCYSESSRLVRHMRVHTGEKPFFCSQCGKCFSESHRLKYHMRAHTGEKPFICSQCGRCYAQSNGLQYHMRVHTGEKPFICSQCGKDFILNSSLKRHMRTHTGEKPYICSQCGKCFSESTKLKKHIPVHTGEKPFICSQCGKCYSEINRLKYHMRVHTSENLSSAPSVEKAFQVAST